Proteins from one Phycisphaeraceae bacterium genomic window:
- a CDS encoding DUF4097 family beta strand repeat protein, whose translation MMSLRPLDGRRFRRCGAAWMARAAMKATADSRRGALRRRAAAAWMALAALIVVAGPVGCAGDSDMERGTQRFLTDIGHGVMGHRSSREELRLPVEGLVNVEVRNFAGDVVIRGDRPDRTQDALVILDRRGEHRGFRDKESEASLPLITWDVRITPPAGPGEPSTLVVEASTTHDEPWYQRLDIEVTIAELGRITVETTRGRVQVSNNRGPVDITTTKGNVRVVTPWPQKLESIIVTRDGDIDYRVRGESSFVLDAETIGGTVKARCTAGRWTAHDARNDHDSMHATLNDGGERLILRTVDGNIRVGVVEEPGAIGSFIVTP comes from the coding sequence ATGATGTCCCTTCGACCATTGGACGGTCGCCGCTTCCGACGGTGCGGTGCGGCATGGATGGCCCGCGCGGCGATGAAAGCGACAGCGGACTCTCGGCGTGGCGCCTTGCGACGCCGGGCCGCCGCGGCATGGATGGCCCTCGCGGCCCTGATCGTGGTCGCGGGCCCCGTCGGCTGCGCCGGCGACAGCGACATGGAGCGCGGCACGCAGCGCTTCCTGACCGATATCGGGCATGGAGTCATGGGCCATCGAAGCAGTCGAGAAGAGTTGCGCCTGCCCGTCGAGGGGCTGGTCAATGTCGAGGTCCGCAACTTCGCTGGCGATGTCGTGATTCGCGGTGATCGCCCCGACCGGACACAGGATGCGCTCGTCATTCTCGACCGGCGCGGTGAACATCGAGGGTTCCGCGATAAGGAGAGCGAGGCCAGCCTGCCGCTCATCACCTGGGATGTGCGCATCACTCCACCGGCGGGCCCGGGCGAACCTTCGACGCTGGTGGTCGAAGCGTCGACGACTCACGACGAACCGTGGTATCAGCGCCTCGACATCGAAGTCACCATCGCCGAGCTGGGGCGAATCACCGTGGAGACCACGCGCGGACGGGTGCAGGTGTCGAACAATCGCGGCCCGGTGGACATCACCACCACCAAGGGCAATGTGCGCGTCGTCACCCCGTGGCCGCAGAAGCTTGAATCGATCATCGTGACTCGCGACGGCGATATCGACTATCGCGTGCGAGGCGAGAGTTCCTTTGTGCTCGACGCCGAAACGATCGGCGGCACGGTGAAGGCTCGATGCACCGCAGGTCGCTGGACCGCCCATGACGCGCGCAACGATCACGACTCGATGCACGCCACGCTCAATGACGGCGGCGAACGGCTCATCCTGCGCACGGTCGACGGAAACATCCGAGTGGGAGTCGTCGAGGAACCCGGCGCCATCGGGTCGTTCATCGTCACCCCATGA
- a CDS encoding methyltransferase domain-containing protein — translation MLGFVRQALRDLHHTGSVWPSSRQLAKEMTKSIRALPSPRRILEVGPGTGPFTRALLKELRDGDRLDLVELSEAFCRDLDKKLIAPFRRRSPGVKVQIHCAPIESVELDGLYQMIVCGLPFNNFPPKLVRAIFKRLMAMLEPGGELVYFEYAGVRVLKGTVASPEVRGSLKRIGAVGRGLRRRHEGRRKLVLGNLPPAFSVRLQKKKSGR, via the coding sequence ATGCTCGGCTTCGTCCGTCAGGCGCTCCGCGATCTCCACCACACGGGAAGTGTGTGGCCCAGTTCCCGTCAGCTCGCCAAGGAGATGACGAAGTCCATCAGGGCCCTCCCATCACCGCGTCGCATTCTCGAGGTCGGACCCGGCACCGGTCCGTTCACGCGCGCCCTGCTCAAGGAGCTGCGCGACGGCGATCGACTCGACCTGGTCGAGTTGAGCGAGGCGTTCTGCCGCGACCTCGACAAGAAGCTGATTGCGCCATTCAGGCGGCGATCACCCGGAGTCAAGGTGCAGATTCACTGTGCGCCAATCGAGAGCGTTGAACTCGATGGGCTCTACCAGATGATCGTCTGCGGCCTGCCCTTCAACAACTTCCCGCCGAAGCTGGTGCGTGCGATCTTCAAGCGACTGATGGCGATGCTTGAACCGGGCGGCGAGCTCGTCTACTTCGAGTACGCGGGGGTCCGGGTGCTGAAGGGCACCGTGGCCAGTCCGGAGGTGCGCGGCTCGCTCAAGCGCATCGGTGCGGTCGGGCGTGGCCTGCGTCGACGGCACGAGGGGCGACGCAAGCTTGTGCTCGGCAACCTTCCTCCCGCATTCTCCGTTCGCCTGCAGAAGAAGAAGAGCGGTCGCTGA
- a CDS encoding RlmE family RNA methyltransferase translates to MKEVQDHFFRLAKERGYRARSAFKLLEIDERFRVLKSGLRVLDVGAAPGSWTQVAAAKVGPRGRVVAVDLKTIDPRGLPASVELIQADLNELDSARFGDHAFDLVLSDMAPDTTGVPSGDSAVSVRLCNALLDRAEGWLRPGGSLVMKVFEGAEYPALLRRAQRLFEVAKGFKPKSSRAESVEMFIVCQRLRAK, encoded by the coding sequence ATGAAGGAAGTTCAGGATCACTTCTTCCGCCTCGCCAAGGAGCGCGGCTATCGCGCTCGCAGCGCCTTCAAGCTGCTCGAGATCGACGAGCGCTTCCGTGTGCTCAAGTCAGGCCTCCGTGTGCTCGATGTCGGGGCCGCGCCGGGAAGCTGGACACAAGTGGCGGCCGCCAAGGTGGGGCCTCGCGGCCGCGTGGTGGCCGTCGATCTCAAGACGATCGACCCGCGAGGTCTTCCCGCTTCGGTCGAGCTGATTCAGGCCGATCTGAACGAACTCGATTCTGCGCGCTTCGGCGACCATGCCTTCGACCTCGTGCTCTCCGACATGGCGCCCGATACGACCGGTGTGCCCAGCGGCGACAGTGCCGTGAGCGTGCGCCTCTGCAATGCTCTGCTCGATCGAGCCGAGGGCTGGCTTCGGCCCGGAGGATCGCTGGTCATGAAGGTGTTCGAAGGTGCGGAGTATCCCGCGCTCCTTCGGCGCGCCCAGCGCCTCTTCGAAGTCGCCAAGGGTTTCAAGCCCAAATCGAGCCGAGCCGAGAGCGTCGAGATGTTCATCGTCTGCCAGCGGCTCCGAGCGAAGTGA
- a CDS encoding LL-diaminopimelate aminotransferase, translated as MFINEHFLKLAAGYLFPEIGRRVSAFMSENPALAPRVIRCGIGDVTEPLPPAVIAALHRAVDELAARETFRGYGPPTGYDEVRAAIAEGDYRSRGVEIADDEVFLSDGSKPDASAFLEIVGPGNRIGVPDPVYPVYVDTNVMAGHTGPSDGRGGYEGLVTLPGTPDNGFVPEPPREALDLVYLCFPNNPTGSVATREQLTRWVEWAKRHDAVILYDAAYEAFIRDPAKPRSIFEISGARSCCVEFRSFSKNGGFTGLRAGCTVVPKSVMGRTREGVRLPLHQLWTRRWSTCSNGVSYPVQRAVEALYTPEGRRQTADLIDFYMQNASILRTALKARGLRTWGGSDAPYVWAECPSGMGSWELFDRLLREAQVVVTPGAGFGRLGEGFFRVSAFNSRANIEEVGRRLAAFDAATTR; from the coding sequence ATGTTCATCAATGAGCACTTCCTGAAGCTGGCCGCGGGCTATCTCTTCCCGGAGATCGGACGCCGCGTGAGCGCATTCATGTCGGAGAACCCCGCGCTCGCGCCGCGCGTCATCCGCTGCGGCATCGGTGATGTGACGGAGCCGCTGCCGCCGGCGGTGATTGCGGCGCTGCATAGGGCGGTTGATGAACTCGCGGCACGCGAGACCTTCCGCGGATATGGCCCACCCACGGGCTACGACGAGGTCCGCGCTGCCATCGCCGAGGGCGACTATCGCAGCCGCGGCGTGGAGATCGCGGATGACGAGGTGTTTCTCTCCGACGGCAGCAAGCCCGATGCGAGCGCGTTTCTCGAGATCGTGGGGCCGGGCAATCGCATCGGCGTGCCCGACCCTGTCTATCCCGTGTATGTGGACACCAATGTCATGGCTGGCCACACGGGCCCGAGCGACGGTCGCGGTGGATATGAGGGCTTGGTGACGCTTCCGGGCACGCCTGACAACGGTTTCGTTCCCGAACCGCCGCGCGAGGCGCTCGACCTCGTGTATCTCTGCTTCCCGAACAATCCGACAGGCTCAGTAGCGACGCGTGAACAGTTGACGCGCTGGGTCGAGTGGGCCAAGCGCCACGATGCGGTGATTCTTTACGACGCCGCCTATGAGGCGTTCATCCGTGATCCGGCGAAGCCGCGATCGATCTTCGAGATTTCCGGCGCGCGAAGCTGCTGCGTGGAGTTCCGAAGCTTCTCAAAGAACGGCGGGTTCACTGGCCTGCGTGCCGGGTGCACCGTGGTGCCGAAGTCGGTCATGGGCCGAACGCGCGAGGGCGTGCGCCTGCCGCTGCACCAGCTCTGGACGCGGCGCTGGAGCACTTGCAGCAACGGGGTCAGCTACCCCGTGCAGCGCGCCGTCGAGGCGCTCTACACGCCCGAGGGCCGACGGCAGACGGCTGATCTGATCGACTTCTACATGCAGAACGCCTCGATTCTTCGAACGGCCCTGAAGGCGCGCGGCCTGCGCACCTGGGGCGGCTCGGACGCACCGTATGTCTGGGCGGAGTGCCCTTCGGGCATGGGGAGCTGGGAGCTCTTCGATCGCCTGCTTCGAGAGGCTCAGGTGGTCGTCACTCCCGGCGCGGGCTTTGGTCGGCTGGGCGAGGGCTTCTTCAGGGTGTCGGCCTTCAACAGCCGCGCGAACATCGAGGAAGTCGGCCGTCGACTTGCGGCGTTCGATGCCGCGACGACGCGCTGA